The Candidatus Manganitrophus noduliformans genome includes a window with the following:
- a CDS encoding ASCH domain-containing protein, which translates to MKAISIKEPWATRILNEGKTIETRTWATKYRGPLILCASASPKGPLAGHSFAITNLVECRPMVPEDEAEAQCIYLPGLYSWIFKDVKSIHRVPVKGKLGFFDLEFNGTKVLSRTACSKRFFRDEVEAAVGLMAAQKRKNAREKRYYRCSGCNGYHLTSQG; encoded by the coding sequence ATGAAAGCGATCAGCATCAAAGAGCCGTGGGCGACTCGGATTCTAAACGAGGGGAAGACGATCGAAACCCGGACGTGGGCGACAAAGTACCGGGGCCCGTTGATCCTGTGCGCGTCGGCGAGTCCTAAAGGGCCGCTTGCCGGTCACTCCTTCGCCATTACCAACCTGGTGGAGTGCCGGCCGATGGTCCCGGAAGACGAAGCGGAGGCTCAATGTATCTACCTCCCCGGCCTGTACTCGTGGATTTTCAAGGATGTGAAATCGATCCATCGCGTTCCGGTCAAGGGCAAGTTGGGCTTCTTCGATCTGGAATTCAACGGGACGAAGGTGTTAAGCCGCACAGCCTGTTCAAAGCGCTTTTTCAGGGATGAGGTCGAAGCGGCGGTGGGGCTCATGGCTGCACAAAAAAGAAAGAACGCAAGAGAGAAGCGTTATTACCGTTGTTCCGGCTGCAATGGGTATCACTTGACGTCACAGGGATAA
- a CDS encoding DUF5131 family protein: MGEKTGIEFADKTWNPWQGCNKVSPGCDNCYMYREKIRYGQEPDVVVRSKPPTFNAPLKWTEPEIVFTASWSDWFIREADDWRAEAWDIIRRTPHLFYLIFTKRPQNIPDRLPSDWGSGYPNVMLVVTTENQEEADRRIPKILRIPAAYRGISAEPLLGPIDLEPHLWPQCIATKEEHDRDHDHGLWCDERSLDWVVAGGESGPGARPCHPGWVRSLRDQCVAAGVPFFFKQWGEWIGGKFDCRKSKMVCQPTLDDINAERVGRIFWTNPGEPKVHLWDEADHYWTNASARVGKKDAGRLLDGREWSEFPEGVKR; encoded by the coding sequence ATGGGCGAGAAAACTGGAATTGAGTTTGCGGATAAAACGTGGAACCCCTGGCAGGGATGCAACAAAGTGAGTCCTGGTTGTGACAATTGTTATATGTACCGGGAGAAGATTCGGTACGGACAGGAGCCAGACGTTGTCGTTCGCTCTAAGCCGCCAACCTTCAACGCCCCTCTCAAGTGGACCGAGCCGGAGATTGTCTTCACCGCCAGCTGGTCCGACTGGTTCATCCGGGAGGCAGACGACTGGAGAGCGGAGGCCTGGGACATCATCCGGCGCACCCCTCACCTCTTCTATTTGATCTTCACGAAGCGGCCGCAGAACATCCCCGATCGGCTTCCGTCCGATTGGGGGAGCGGCTATCCAAACGTCATGCTCGTCGTCACCACAGAGAATCAGGAGGAGGCCGATCGGCGCATTCCGAAGATCCTGCGAATCCCCGCGGCCTATCGCGGGATCAGCGCGGAGCCGCTCTTGGGGCCGATCGACCTTGAGCCTCACCTTTGGCCCCAGTGCATTGCCACCAAAGAAGAGCACGATCGAGACCATGACCACGGTCTCTGGTGCGATGAACGATCGCTCGATTGGGTCGTCGCCGGCGGAGAATCCGGCCCCGGTGCCCGGCCCTGTCATCCGGGTTGGGTTCGATCGCTCCGGGATCAGTGCGTCGCCGCAGGGGTGCCGTTCTTTTTTAAGCAATGGGGGGAGTGGATAGGCGGCAAGTTCGATTGTCGCAAATCAAAAATGGTCTGCCAACCGACTCTGGACGATATCAATGCCGAACGGGTCGGGCGCATCTTCTGGACGAACCCGGGCGAGCCCAAGGTCCACCTATGGGACGAGGCGGATCACTACTGGACGAACGCCAGCGCTCGCGTCGGCAAGAAAGACGCCGGCCGCCTCCTCGATGGCCGGGAGTGGAGCGAGTTTCCAGAAGGCGTGAAACGATGA
- a CDS encoding DUF1064 domain-containing protein gives MIKFNRRARGRQKVGKRNKAEAAYENFLELRKNAGEILWHRFEAIKLRLADRTFYEPDFAVMLSDGQIEIHEVKGHWEDDARVKIKVAAEMYPFRFIAIMCEKNVPADRWKIEVFE, from the coding sequence ATGATCAAATTTAATCGGCGAGCCCGCGGAAGGCAAAAGGTCGGCAAGAGAAACAAGGCCGAAGCGGCATACGAAAACTTTCTGGAGCTGCGGAAGAATGCGGGGGAAATCTTATGGCATCGCTTCGAAGCAATCAAATTGCGATTGGCCGACAGGACTTTTTACGAACCTGATTTTGCGGTGATGCTCTCTGACGGGCAGATTGAAATTCATGAAGTGAAGGGCCACTGGGAAGATGACGCGAGGGTAAAAATAAAGGTGGCCGCGGAGATGTACCCGTTTCGATTCATCGCAATTATGTGCGAGAAAAATGTGCCGGCAGACCGATGGAAAATTGAGGTGTTTGAATAA
- a CDS encoding DNA-methyltransferase: MLGKYLYYEEPGIQIYCGDCREILPLIDPATVDLVLTDPPYGMGAVFDRKGIRRPSLESKTATSRGWGSIVGDDEPFDPSSLLFFRRLALFGANHYADRLPRSSKWLVWDKRCGTPPDNNSDAELIWTNLEGAVRIHRQKWRGLIREGEENLSRGWKLHPAQKPIALIKWIIGLFDLKPGSLIFDPYMGSGMTLRAAKDMGYRAIGIEIKEKFCKVTVDRLRQEVLL; this comes from the coding sequence ATGCTCGGTAAGTATCTCTACTACGAAGAGCCGGGGATTCAGATTTATTGCGGGGATTGCCGGGAGATCCTTCCCTTGATCGATCCGGCGACCGTCGATCTGGTGTTGACCGATCCTCCTTATGGGATGGGGGCGGTTTTCGACCGAAAGGGGATACGCCGGCCGTCGCTGGAATCGAAAACAGCAACTTCCAGGGGATGGGGTTCGATTGTAGGAGACGACGAGCCGTTTGATCCATCTTCGCTACTCTTTTTTCGAAGGCTGGCGCTCTTCGGGGCGAATCACTACGCCGATCGGCTGCCTCGATCGAGCAAGTGGCTGGTGTGGGATAAGCGCTGCGGCACTCCCCCCGACAATAATTCGGACGCGGAGCTGATTTGGACGAACCTGGAGGGAGCGGTGAGGATTCACCGGCAAAAATGGCGGGGTTTGATCCGCGAGGGGGAGGAGAATCTCTCGAGGGGCTGGAAGCTGCATCCGGCGCAGAAGCCGATCGCCCTAATTAAATGGATTATCGGCCTGTTCGATCTAAAACCTGGATCGTTGATTTTTGATCCTTATATGGGCTCCGGCATGACGTTGAGGGCAGCGAAAGACATGGGGTATCGGGCCATCGGAATTGAGATCAAAGAGAAATT